A section of the Mycolicibacterium anyangense genome encodes:
- a CDS encoding NADH-quinone oxidoreductase subunit B family protein — protein MASVLWFQGGACSGNTMSFLNAEEPNVVDLIVDFGLDLIWHPSLGLELGKNAQKVFWDCAKGDRPLDIFVFEGTVIEAPNGTGRMDMFADRPMKDWVTDLAAAAQIVVAIGDCACWGGIPAMEPNPSASTGLQFHKRDKGGFLGPDFRSKMGLPVINIPGCPAHPDWITQIIVALATGRAGDIALDELHRPETFFKTFTQTGCTRVQFFEYKQSTMSFGEGTRTGCLFYEFGCRGPMTHSPCNRILWNRQSSKTRAGMPCLGCTEPEFPHFDLAPGTLFKTQKVGGVIPKEVPEGSDHLTYMAHAAAARIAAPQWSKEDMFVV, from the coding sequence ATGGCTTCCGTTCTGTGGTTTCAGGGAGGGGCATGTAGTGGCAACACCATGTCGTTCCTCAACGCCGAGGAACCCAACGTCGTCGACCTCATCGTCGACTTCGGCCTGGATCTGATCTGGCATCCGTCGCTGGGACTGGAACTGGGCAAGAACGCCCAGAAAGTGTTCTGGGACTGCGCCAAAGGCGACCGGCCGCTGGACATCTTCGTCTTCGAGGGCACCGTCATCGAGGCGCCCAACGGAACCGGCCGGATGGACATGTTCGCCGACCGCCCGATGAAGGACTGGGTGACCGACCTGGCCGCAGCGGCCCAGATCGTCGTCGCCATCGGTGACTGCGCATGCTGGGGCGGCATCCCCGCGATGGAACCCAACCCGTCGGCCTCGACGGGTCTGCAGTTCCACAAGCGCGACAAGGGCGGCTTCCTGGGACCGGACTTCCGTTCCAAGATGGGCCTGCCCGTGATCAACATCCCGGGCTGCCCCGCGCACCCGGACTGGATCACCCAGATCATCGTCGCGCTGGCCACCGGCCGCGCCGGCGACATCGCACTCGACGAGCTGCACCGGCCCGAGACGTTCTTCAAGACCTTCACCCAAACCGGTTGCACCCGTGTGCAGTTCTTCGAATACAAGCAGTCGACGATGTCCTTCGGTGAAGGCACCCGCACCGGCTGCCTGTTCTACGAATTCGGCTGCCGCGGTCCGATGACGCACTCGCCGTGCAACCGCATCCTGTGGAACCGGCAGTCGTCGAAGACCCGCGCCGGCATGCCATGCCTTGGCTGCACCGAGCCGGAGTTCCCACACTTCGACCTGGCGCCGGGAACGCTGTTCAAGACCCAGAAGGTCGGCGGGGTGATCCCCAAGGAGGTTCCGGAGGGATCCGACCACCTCACCTACATGGCCCACGCCGCGGCGGCACGCATCGCGGCACCGCAGTGGTCCAAAGAGGACATGTTCGTCGTCTAG